A window of Deltaproteobacteria bacterium contains these coding sequences:
- a CDS encoding DUF2299 family protein: MEITTPEQASAAIKKWLEDNHHDVKEIKDENAVFHFEIDYPLGSMKKQRVLQPKEFPGLIVVLNGVSIANEHMEKLKCMNPNDREAFYGEIRKDLLFLQNSYDLNIDEAGVAKQVQFSYEFYYDALTKTKLYDALLLNHRTLLYIITKFNDEFGMPVMPSKGDVGHA; encoded by the coding sequence ATGGAGATCACCACCCCGGAACAGGCTAGCGCAGCTATCAAGAAGTGGCTTGAGGACAACCATCACGACGTAAAGGAAATAAAAGACGAGAACGCAGTATTCCATTTCGAGATAGATTATCCGCTCGGCTCCATGAAGAAGCAGAGGGTGCTCCAGCCCAAGGAGTTCCCCGGCCTTATCGTGGTCCTGAACGGAGTGAGCATAGCGAACGAGCACATGGAGAAGCTGAAGTGCATGAACCCCAACGACAGGGAAGCCTTCTACGGGGAGATAAGGAAGGACCTCCTCTTCCTCCAGAACAGCTACGACCTCAATATAGACGAGGCCGGAGTGGCGAAGCAGGTGCAGTTCTCCTATGAGTTCTACTACGACGCGCTCACGAAGACCAAGCTCTACGACGCGCTCCTACTTAACCACAGGACACTTCTTTACATCATAACGAAGTTCAACGATGAGTTCGGAATGCCCGTAATGCCCTCAAAAGGCGACGTAGGGCACGCCTGA
- the narI gene encoding respiratory nitrate reductase subunit gamma, whose protein sequence is MDNVLFGVMPYILLMTAIVGAIWRYRTNKYSWSSQSSQFLENKTLFFGSFPWHYGIIVVLLGHIIGFFIPKSILLWNAVPLRLYILELTALAFGLLALFGLLALIYRRLTNSRVKAVTSGWDVLVLIILLIQVLTGVGTAILYRWGSNWFAASAVPYLWSIIKLQPNVEYIAGLPLITKAHIFNALIFFALIPFSRLAHFVVINPYKYLVRPYQVVRWYRRGGPTVNVVQYK, encoded by the coding sequence ATGGACAACGTCCTATTCGGCGTGATGCCGTACATCCTGTTGATGACGGCTATCGTCGGCGCAATCTGGAGATACAGAACCAACAAGTACTCGTGGTCTTCGCAGTCGTCGCAGTTCCTCGAGAACAAGACCCTCTTTTTCGGGTCGTTCCCCTGGCACTACGGCATAATAGTGGTGCTCCTTGGCCACATAATCGGGTTCTTCATCCCGAAGAGCATCCTTCTCTGGAACGCTGTGCCCTTGAGGCTCTACATACTCGAGCTCACGGCGCTTGCATTCGGCCTTCTTGCTCTCTTCGGCCTCCTCGCCCTCATCTACAGGAGGCTCACGAACAGCAGGGTAAAGGCCGTCACATCCGGGTGGGACGTGCTTGTGCTCATAATCCTTCTTATCCAGGTCCTCACTGGCGTGGGCACCGCCATCCTCTACAGGTGGGGCTCCAACTGGTTCGCAGCCTCGGCCGTGCCGTATCTCTGGTCGATAATCAAGCTGCAGCCCAACGTTGAGTACATTGCGGGCCTGCCCCTCATCACCAAGGCCCACATATTCAACGCCCTTATCTTCTTCGCGCTGATACCGTTCTCGAGGCTCGCTCACTTCGTGGTCATCAATCCCTACAAGTACCTCGTACGGCCCTACCAGGTCGTAAGGTGGTACAGGAGGGGCGGACCGACCGTGAACGTGGTGCAGTACAAGTAA
- a CDS encoding hemerythrin domain-containing protein — translation MVPQMLEIKYECQHKSCYVNCREGIICLEEELFNQLSAAFPEEGIFRSPKGACRMGFSQPFKVLRMQRLGEGPIEDAPSALDPSDNPLLILVEEHKAINRSLEKVEEHIKKRDLDALWVSTKELENDLVLHSGIKEEEVLFGMSKGLLPFGETLVDIIKEEHREIISLLHNFREALEINELNDGIIDSVIVSLRGHIRKEDQEFFEIVDKCLNDEIRPKITLAMREVESKFVREEAGARKMNPKRAAIQAQYDEQVSVVREAGCDTCCNH, via the coding sequence ATGGTTCCGCAGATGCTTGAGATAAAATACGAGTGCCAGCACAAGTCCTGTTACGTGAACTGCAGGGAAGGCATCATATGCCTTGAAGAGGAGCTCTTCAACCAGCTTTCGGCCGCTTTCCCGGAAGAGGGCATCTTCAGGAGCCCGAAGGGCGCCTGCAGGATGGGCTTTTCGCAGCCGTTCAAGGTCTTAAGAATGCAGAGGCTCGGCGAGGGGCCGATAGAGGACGCTCCCTCGGCGCTGGACCCCTCGGATAATCCCCTCCTCATCCTGGTCGAGGAGCACAAGGCCATAAACAGGAGCCTCGAAAAGGTCGAGGAGCACATAAAGAAGCGCGACCTGGACGCCCTCTGGGTTTCCACTAAGGAGCTGGAGAACGACCTGGTGCTCCACTCCGGCATCAAGGAGGAGGAGGTCCTCTTCGGCATGAGCAAGGGGCTCCTGCCTTTCGGCGAGACCCTGGTGGACATAATAAAGGAGGAGCACAGGGAGATAATCTCGCTTCTCCATAACTTCAGGGAGGCGCTCGAGATAAACGAGCTGAACGACGGCATCATCGACTCCGTGATAGTGAGCCTCAGGGGGCATATAAGGAAAGAGGACCAGGAGTTCTTCGAGATCGTCGATAAGTGCCTGAACGACGAGATAAGGCCAAAGATAACCCTGGCCATGCGCGAGGTCGAGAGTAAGTTCGTTCGCGAAGAGGCGGGGGCCAGGAAGATGAATCCGAAGAGGGCCGCCATACAGGCCCAGTACGACGAGCAGGTCTCGGTGGTGAGGGAGGCGGGCTGCGATACCTGCTGCAACCACTGA
- a CDS encoding DUF2769 domain-containing protein, whose product MVIDKSEYERKQAYVVKNCKCPGCPTYVAGDAMPGYCFPTIGTSDSIKSEKDCICGICPVYKEYELNHTFYCTRCSQVCQGLKIEGAAAHGN is encoded by the coding sequence ATGGTCATCGACAAGAGCGAATACGAGCGCAAACAGGCATATGTGGTCAAAAACTGCAAATGCCCGGGCTGTCCCACCTATGTCGCGGGCGACGCCATGCCCGGATACTGTTTCCCTACGATAGGAACAAGCGACAGCATCAAATCGGAGAAGGATTGCATCTGCGGCATCTGCCCGGTATACAAGGAATACGAGCTCAACCATACTTTTTACTGTACGAGGTGCTCCCAGGTCTGCCAGGGGCTCAAGATCGAAGGCGCCGCGGCCCACGGGAACTGA
- the radC gene encoding DNA repair protein RadC — protein MKNILMKLKTNSEDLRNDEILEVIFRLAGTGGDPRAKAESIMKKMGGPLGVFGASFKQLIEIGGIEEKPAFLILAARSIASGLLKEKVAGRDAIRCKKDVLDYLKLRLFGEKVEKFVAIYMNSKNEVLAIETLHEGTVNRTAIYPRKVIERAFLHNARSAVFAHNHPSGNPAPSAEDRHLIRELDRASLAVDLIVHDHLIIGDNRHFSARDNGWILGCAPALPSAAE, from the coding sequence ATGAAAAATATACTCATGAAACTGAAAACGAACTCCGAGGACCTCAGAAACGACGAAATACTCGAGGTCATCTTCAGGCTCGCCGGCACCGGAGGCGACCCTAGGGCCAAGGCAGAATCCATTATGAAAAAGATGGGCGGCCCTCTGGGGGTCTTCGGCGCATCCTTCAAGCAGCTTATCGAAATAGGCGGGATAGAGGAGAAACCGGCGTTCCTGATACTGGCTGCAAGGAGCATCGCGTCAGGCCTCTTGAAGGAAAAAGTCGCCGGAAGGGACGCGATAAGGTGCAAAAAGGACGTCCTTGACTATCTAAAACTCCGCCTTTTCGGCGAAAAGGTCGAGAAGTTCGTGGCGATATACATGAATTCGAAAAACGAGGTCCTTGCAATCGAAACGCTCCACGAAGGGACAGTCAACAGGACCGCCATATATCCGAGAAAGGTGATCGAGCGCGCCTTTCTGCATAACGCGCGCTCGGCGGTTTTCGCCCACAACCATCCGAGCGGCAATCCGGCTCCGTCCGCCGAGGACAGGCACCTCATAAGGGAACTCGACAGGGCCTCCCTTGCCGTGGACCTGATAGTGCACGACCATCTTATTATAGGGGACAACCGCCACTTCAGCGCCAGGGATAACGGTTGGATACTCGGCTGTGCGCCCGCCCTTCCGAGCGCGGCGGAATAG
- a CDS encoding MFS transporter, protein MSKITRWEPENEQFWRETGSKIGWTTCSVTTFSLIFSFATWFVMSAVVVRLPNIGFKFTTMELFWLAAIPGLASGILRLIHSFFIPVFGTRPVVSIATIIKLLPMVWLGFAVQDLNTSWTTFMIIGFLSGMGGGDFSSYMPSTSIFFPKRLQGLSLGIQAGIGNFGVSVVQFVTPWIVGFSLIGGAYGAPQLFTKIDVIKDVAVTKDASGVVTDIVYKNPAFASAVLVTKNESGMVSDVVVQETAATKNMQVDIKRNDAGVVTDLTLKRVIKKDMWIQNAAFWYVPFLILAFILSVIFLKSIDPTALGIKGSPFKKMGEIFSSKYRARVHNWNCTITYVGSFGSFAGYAAAFPMMIKVIYGGFDGAPDPLKYAFFGPLIGGLSRAITGGFFDKIGGSKGMFWCFLGMIGGCLALIFGGYLTPTGLEKFPMFVWIMLWIFLMTGINNAATFRQYPIVFAYSPTQGAQIIGWTAAWAAFGPFIVTSLVGMSITKTGSAVTYFWGAIAYYLYCFIINWWYYTRKGAERYDWGSMGGTWWDKAKSTWQ, encoded by the coding sequence ATGTCGAAAATAACAAGATGGGAGCCGGAAAACGAACAGTTCTGGCGCGAAACAGGCAGCAAGATCGGATGGACTACCTGCAGCGTAACGACCTTTTCGCTGATATTCTCGTTCGCAACGTGGTTCGTCATGAGCGCCGTGGTCGTCAGGCTTCCGAACATAGGCTTCAAGTTCACCACAATGGAGCTCTTCTGGCTCGCGGCCATACCGGGCCTCGCGTCCGGTATTCTCAGGCTGATACACTCTTTCTTCATTCCGGTTTTCGGTACAAGGCCGGTCGTAAGCATCGCGACGATAATAAAGCTGCTTCCGATGGTATGGCTCGGCTTCGCGGTGCAGGACCTCAACACGTCCTGGACGACCTTCATGATAATCGGTTTCCTTAGCGGCATGGGCGGCGGCGACTTCTCCTCTTATATGCCGTCGACCAGCATATTCTTCCCCAAAAGGCTCCAGGGCCTCTCGCTGGGTATACAGGCCGGCATCGGGAACTTCGGTGTCAGCGTCGTTCAGTTCGTAACGCCCTGGATAGTGGGTTTCTCCCTAATCGGCGGCGCCTATGGCGCACCCCAGCTCTTCACTAAAATAGACGTGATCAAGGACGTTGCGGTCACGAAGGACGCTTCCGGAGTGGTAACCGATATCGTCTATAAGAACCCGGCATTTGCAAGCGCGGTTCTGGTAACAAAGAACGAAAGCGGAATGGTAAGCGACGTCGTGGTCCAGGAGACCGCAGCCACCAAGAACATGCAGGTCGATATCAAGAGGAACGACGCGGGAGTCGTAACCGACCTGACCCTTAAGAGGGTTATAAAGAAGGACATGTGGATCCAGAACGCCGCGTTCTGGTATGTCCCGTTCCTTATTCTTGCCTTCATCCTGAGCGTCATTTTCCTCAAGAGCATAGACCCGACCGCGCTCGGAATCAAGGGCAGCCCCTTCAAGAAGATGGGCGAGATATTCAGCTCGAAATACAGGGCGCGCGTGCATAACTGGAACTGCACCATAACCTACGTCGGATCATTCGGTTCGTTCGCCGGCTATGCCGCCGCCTTCCCGATGATGATCAAGGTCATCTACGGCGGCTTCGACGGAGCGCCGGACCCGCTCAAGTACGCCTTCTTCGGTCCCCTTATCGGCGGCCTTTCCCGCGCCATCACAGGCGGTTTCTTCGACAAGATAGGCGGAAGCAAGGGCATGTTCTGGTGCTTCCTCGGCATGATCGGCGGCTGCTTGGCCCTCATTTTCGGCGGCTATCTTACGCCTACCGGGCTTGAGAAGTTCCCGATGTTCGTCTGGATAATGCTCTGGATATTCCTTATGACGGGTATCAATAACGCCGCGACCTTCAGGCAGTACCCGATAGTCTTCGCGTACTCGCCGACCCAGGGCGCGCAGATCATCGGCTGGACCGCGGCATGGGCGGCCTTCGGCCCGTTCATCGTCACCAGCCTTGTCGGCATGTCCATAACCAAGACCGGCAGCGCCGTTACCTACTTCTGGGGCGCTATAGCCTATTACCTCTACTGCTTCATCATTAACTGGTGGTACTACACCAGGAAGGGCGCGGAGAGGTACGACTGGGGCAGCATGGGCGGCACCTGGTGGGATAAGGCCAAGAGCACCTGGCAGTAA
- a CDS encoding right-handed parallel beta-helix repeat-containing protein: MSRYMTKPFLAFFLTILFLLPAPMQAATLHVPGDYRSIQEAVDAAAPSDAVVVKDGVYIENVEIMKPLTLSSSNGPAAVLIQAERPDLPAIKVSGTSDVTIAGVSGTGSKAAGILVSGSSNVTVTGNVFTKNGTGIMLSGTSRSVVSWNESSSNAQYGLYMEKSDENRVVSNSSTLNKDKGFFISYSNGNEISGNEVNLNTWDGIMVFSSNNNRITGNKTLRNTYGIVVSESKGNELEENTTLPNLFLILPIVLIYLGIVSYLAQKNILKAVYKE; this comes from the coding sequence ATGTCCAGGTATATGACAAAGCCATTCCTTGCCTTTTTTCTGACTATCCTGTTCCTACTGCCGGCCCCAATGCAGGCCGCCACTCTGCATGTCCCTGGCGACTACAGATCCATACAGGAGGCCGTGGACGCTGCGGCGCCGTCCGACGCCGTAGTCGTCAAAGACGGCGTATACATCGAGAACGTCGAAATAATGAAACCCCTCACACTCAGCTCCAGTAACGGCCCGGCAGCCGTTCTTATCCAGGCTGAGAGGCCGGACCTTCCCGCCATAAAGGTATCCGGCACATCGGATGTGACCATCGCAGGGGTCTCCGGCACAGGTTCGAAAGCCGCAGGCATACTCGTTTCCGGGTCTTCCAATGTGACCGTAACCGGGAACGTCTTCACCAAAAACGGGACCGGCATAATGCTCTCGGGCACGAGCCGCTCGGTAGTCAGCTGGAACGAATCCAGCTCCAACGCCCAGTACGGGCTTTACATGGAAAAGTCGGATGAAAACAGGGTCGTGTCGAACAGCTCGACCCTCAACAAGGACAAGGGTTTTTTCATAAGCTATTCGAACGGGAACGAGATATCAGGAAACGAGGTCAACCTGAATACGTGGGACGGCATCATGGTCTTTTCCTCGAACAACAACAGGATAACCGGGAACAAGACCCTGAGGAACACCTACGGCATAGTGGTGAGCGAGTCGAAAGGCAACGAGCTGGAAGAGAATACTACCCTCCCCAACCTCTTCCTGATACTCCCGATAGTGCTTATATATTTAGGGATAGTCTCATATCTGGCCCAGAAGAACATCCTGAAGGCCGTATACAAGGAATAA